A portion of the Parasteatoda tepidariorum isolate YZ-2023 chromosome 5, CAS_Ptep_4.0, whole genome shotgun sequence genome contains these proteins:
- the LOC107454585 gene encoding UDP-N-acetylglucosamine--dolichyl-phosphate N-acetylglucosaminephosphotransferase: protein MNSIFVLLTNIILSCLGYFITLHAIPKFKYTFLKANLSGCDMGKGSHEKIPEAMGFVCGPIFLIVMFLFIPVPFIQYWTTNTANEFPHHQFVQFVAALLSICFMLALGFADDVLDLRWRIKLLFPTVASLPLLMVYYVTYNGTTVIIPKPVRFIFGNDVWLGPLYYVYMGMLAVFCTNAINIYAGINGIEVGQSFVLCSSIIVYNFIELSGDCGPAHIFSLYFMIPFLGVSLALLRFNWYPASVFVGDTYCYFAGMTFAVVGILGHFSKTMLLFFTPQIINFLFSCPQLFHFVPCPRHRLPKFNKDRNVMEPSTVIFKKSSLSTLGCFCMWVARTFKLVCYKEEFKDNELYCETSNFTIINFMLKIAGPTHEKTLTTYLLSFQVLCSLIAFSIRYGLSIVFYGA, encoded by the exons atgaattcgatttttgttttactcaCAAACATTATCCTATCTTGTCTaggatattttataacattacatGCTATCCCAAAGTTTAAATATACGTTCCTTAAAGCTAATCTGAGTGGTTGCGATATGGGCAAGGGAAGTCATGAGAAAAT ACCGGAAGCTATGGGGTTTGTTTGTGGACCAATTTTTCTTATAGttatgtttcttttcattccTGTTCCTTTTATACAATACTGGACCACTAATACAGCAAATGAATTTCCACATCATCaa tttgtacAGTTTGTTGCTGCATTGCTTTCCATTTGCTTCATGCTCGCTTTGGGCTTCGCAGATGACGTTCTTGATTTAAGATGGAggattaaacttttatttcctaCTGTTGCATCATTGCCACTCCTAATGGTGTACTATGTTACTTATAATGGGACTACTGTTATTATTCCTAAGCCTGTTAGATTCATTTTTGGAAATGATGTTTGGCTTG GTCCATTGTATTATGTGTATATGGGGATGCTTGCAGTGTTTTGcacaaatgcaataaatatatatgctgGAATCAATGGTATAGAAGTTGGTCAATCATTTGTGCTTTGCAGTTCAATTATAGTTTATAACTTTATTGAGCTATCTG GTGACTGTGGACCTGCTCATATTTTTTCACTCTATTTTATGATTCCATTTTTGGGCGTGTCTTTAGCGCTTCTTCGTTTTAATTG GTACCCTGCCTCTGTTTTTGTGGGCGACACTTATTGCTACTTTGCTGGGATGACGTTTGCTGTGGTTGGAATATTGGGACATTTTAGCAAAACTATGTTGCTATTTTTTACACCTCAAATCATAAACTTTCTATTTTCATGCCCACAATTGTTTCACTTTGTACCTTGTCCTCGTCATAGGCTTCCCAA gtTCAATAAAGATAGAAATGTGATGGAACCTAGtactgttatatttaaaaagtcctCCCTATCCACGTTGGGCTGCTTTTGTATGTGGGTAGCAAGAACATTTAAGCTTGTGTGTtataaagaagaatttaaagacAACGAATTGTATTGTGaaacttcaaattttactataattaatttcatgctAAAGATTGCTGGTCCAACTCATGAAAAGACTTTAACTACTTATTTGCTTTCATTTCAA GTACTTTGCAGTTTGATTGCTTTCAGTATCAGATATGGactttcaatagttttttacgGCGCCTAA
- the LOC107445130 gene encoding progranulin has product MNIGVVLITCAVIYSVQGGCPTDTCSETETCCETSVAGKYGCCPQPNAVCCSDGLHYCPHDTICNLEEGRCDAKNGLVQPLLIKDPPADNIKAEVMEVANTVDIVYCPGRRSYCQDGSTCCPTRSGGYSCCPYQSASCCPDGMHCCRYGSRCDSTSSHCYRRDHLYQAFINTPAFTVN; this is encoded by the exons atgaatattggCGTCGTTCTTATTACTTGTGCTGTTATATACTCAGTACAAGGAGGTTGTCCAACAGATACTTGTTCTGAAA CTGAAACTTGCTGTGAAACGTCGGTCGCTGGAAAATACGGTTGCTGTCCACAACCCAACGCTGTCTGCTGTTCGGACGGACTTCATTATTGTCCACATGATACGATCTGCAACCTTGAAGAAGGCCGATGCGATGCCAAAAACGGTCTAGTACAACCATTGTTAATTAAGGATCCTCCAGCAGACAACATTAAGGCGGAAGTGATGGAAGTTGCCAACACAGTCGACATTGTTTACTGTCCAGGACGTCGTTCTTACTGCCAGGACGGATCTACTTGCTGTCCAACACGAAGTGGAGGATACTCATGCTGTCCTTACCAATCTGCTTCGTGCTGTCCCGATGGGATGCATTGTTGTCGTTACGGTTCTCGATGTGATTCGACCTCCAGTCATTGCTACAGAAGGGATCACCTTTATCAAGCTTTTATTAACACACCGGCTTTTACTGTGAATTGA